CAAACCCAACCACGCAGAAGTGACAAACCCATTTCAACTCCCAATTCAAAATCCCAAACTGCCAACCCCTTTACCTTCTGGTTCTACTTCACCCTGTTAGTCTCCCTCACCACCCTTGTCTTCATCTCCCTCTCTTATCTAAGCCCTCATCAAGACCCCAAGTCTTGGTTTTTAAGCCTACCTAATAATCTTCGCCAGCACTACTCAAAGGGTCGCATTATTAAGGTCCAAACAAGCCCAAAACAAGCACCCATTGAGGTTTTTACCATGGAACACGGCCCTGTTGGGTCTGAAAATGTTGTGTTAGTTCATGGTCTGGGTCTTAGTTCCTACTCCTTTCGTGAAGTTATCAGTATTTTAGGCTCAAAAGGTGTTCATGCAGTTGCTATTGATTTACCTGGAAACGGGTTTTCTGATAAGTCAGTAGTAGAGCTTGTTGAGGGAGGGAATGGGGTTTTTGGCAGGCTTTTGGATGTGTATGATGAAATCCAAGAAAAGGGTTTGTTTTGGGCATTTGATAAGGTGATTGAGACTGGGCAGATTCCTTACGAGGAAATCGGGAACCGGGTTTCAAAGAGGAAGGTCATTAGGCCAATTGAATTGAATCCTGATGAGATTGGTAGGGTGTTGGGGCAAGTGGTTGAGACAATGGGACTGGCTCCTGTGCATTTGGTTTTGCATGATTCTGGTTTGGGCTTTGGTGGTAATTGGGTTTTGGAGAATTCAGGGTTAGTGAGGAGTGTGACGCTTATTAATACTGATTCTAAAGCAGTAGGGGCATTGCCTTTGTGGATTTTAGAAATTCCAGTTGTTAGGGAGGTCGTACTGGGTGTTTCGATTGTGTATATGCAGTTTATAAAGTTGTGTTGTTCAAGGGGGATTGGTGTTTCAGATGCAGAGGCACATAGACTTCTTTTGAGGGGCAGGGATGGTAGGAGAGCAGTTGTGGGTATGGGGAGGAAGATGAATCAAAGCTTCAATATAGCTGAGTGGGGTGGTTCAGATGGTTTAAAAGATATGCCCATGCAAGTTCTTTGGTCTAGTGATTGGTCCAAAGAATGGAGTGAAGAGGGACATCGTGTTGCTGATGCACTTCCACAGGCAGCTTTTGCCACACATTCTGGTGGGCGGTGGCCTCATGTGAGTATTCAATCTATTAAGtaactttcttcttttttgcttgtttttcttgtatttgAGTAATAATAATTGGTGCAAGTGTTTTGACACTGGTAAAGAAATTTGAATCTCCTTCCTCCCTTGCCCCTCCaatagaaggaaaagaagaaaatagaacTCCATATGGCACATCAAATAGAGATTTTTGACTCTTTAATGATTGTATGCTAGTGTTATTCAACTTTTGTTTGCTCAACGAGGAAGGCCATCTCTAGGTTTGCCCTGAAATACAATGTCACTAATCAGTGGCAACCCGATACTCCTTTTAAAGTGATACTTTGAGATTGCTTGGCAGTTTAGGTCTGGGAAGATGTCCAATTTTTCTGTCCACCTTTTGATGGATTTCTTAATAGAGTTGGAGGTAGTGGACCTGCTATACATAGAATTACAAGCCGCTATACATAGAATTACAAGCCTGGACCTGTTATTGATACAGTTACATGCGTACTTTTTCTGCGATGTCCAGGACTGTTCTCTTCACTCAGAAAATGATTACTTATTCAAGTAAATTGTTTGTCTCTCCATGCAAGGTTTGACTGTTCATTATCATTCTTTATTAACCCAGGGCAGAACCATTATTAGCTTATACTACAGTTATCTTAGAATCCCAATCATGGTTAAcctaaattatttcatttgatTTGCTATCGGGAACCGTGGGCGGGGTGGGGAAAGAATGATTTGACATCTGCCCAAATTAAGTTTGTACAATGTATGGGGTATTGTTGTCACGtcaattacttatcaaaaataaaaaaaattgttgtcaCGTCAATGAGAATAATcacagaaaattttaaaatgttattaagAAGTTCATCAGTGCCATGAGTTAATATGAGGTGTTTAATTATCGTATAATGTATATTAGAACCTAATTTACATATAAGATGAAAATTATCGTATGTTGCTTCCCAAAGTAGGTTCAGAAGCAGGCTGAGAGCATTCTGTCAATTTTTACCTCTTTCTATAACCTAATTTATCTTCCAGTCTTGGGATTTCGTAACTTTGGAGTATTATCATTGATTTGGATTGAGTGTGGTGTAGCCTGCAAAGTGAGGAAGAGTAAGAGTGAGATTTTTTATAACGTTTCACCTGCTGTTTCTGATTCCTTTAAGCTCTTTGTTTTTATGATCTTCAGGAGGATGCAGCTGATAAGCTAGCTGAAAGTATTGTTCAATTTGTTTTCTCATTACCCAAATCTGTCAGAAAAGTTGAGGAAGAGATTATCCCGGAACATATTCAGAAGATGTTTGATGATGCAAAAAGCAGTCATGATGATCCCCATCACCATCACCATCACCATGGTGGCCATGACCACCATGATAGTCATGCTCATGCTCATGCCGCTGGTTACATGGATGCATATGGGCTTGATCGCGGATGGTCAAGTTGATGCCTTTTCTTCTCTACCACTACTTGGCAGTGATTGCAGCTGAACTAAATGTTAGATCTTGCCGTGGGTTTTTCCTTTTGATGCCATAGATACTTGGGATTGCTGATATCATGACGTGCTTGATACCTCCATGAAAAAAGCTTCAAATCATATAGATTAACGTTCACAACTTTTGAAAATGTAATgttgtatttaattattaaggtGAGCTCAATTTAGTACAACCTAAGATGATGTCTATTGCTCTTTCTAAAGTTCtcgttttcatcattttttcattCTGTATTTTCATTTATCTACTAAACATAATAGATTACTGTTTTAATGTATTTCTGGGTTTAGCTCAATAATTTGGTCTGACCCATCGGAATGGAGAAAGGTCAGTTTGTGAAGGAAATGGTCTTTAGAGATGGACTTTTGAGAAACACCAGGTGGAGGTTGAGAAGATAGTACTGTGAACTATTCTGCGTGGGATGGGGGAAGCAGACATTCATTACAGGTAAAGTGATGCCCTTCCACAGAGAACCAGATAAGAGAAGACGGAAGGAGACTTGATTCTAGAAGCCTATAGATCTCggtgtgtaaaaaaaaaaaaaaaaccggtaaACCGGGTCCTGGACTTGTGGTTTTGGTTCGATACCAAATTTAGTTTGGTCCagtattagttttatttttttttttaaatcggtcAAAATCGATAtgatttcgattttttttttttctaaaaccggattGGACCggattagtttatatatatattttaagtttttatattgtatataatttttatatataatatataattatatataaaatagttttatatcatatgataaattacaaattaatataatattaaattttaaaatctaatattactatagtttattgtattaatagttatactaatattatattacta
This genomic interval from Carya illinoinensis cultivar Pawnee chromosome 10, C.illinoinensisPawnee_v1, whole genome shotgun sequence contains the following:
- the LOC122279344 gene encoding protein AUXIN RESPONSE 4; translated protein: MAIITEEQDQPQSPKRSHSQTQPRRSDKPISTPNSKSQTANPFTFWFYFTLLVSLTTLVFISLSYLSPHQDPKSWFLSLPNNLRQHYSKGRIIKVQTSPKQAPIEVFTMEHGPVGSENVVLVHGLGLSSYSFREVISILGSKGVHAVAIDLPGNGFSDKSVVELVEGGNGVFGRLLDVYDEIQEKGLFWAFDKVIETGQIPYEEIGNRVSKRKVIRPIELNPDEIGRVLGQVVETMGLAPVHLVLHDSGLGFGGNWVLENSGLVRSVTLINTDSKAVGALPLWILEIPVVREVVLGVSIVYMQFIKLCCSRGIGVSDAEAHRLLLRGRDGRRAVVGMGRKMNQSFNIAEWGGSDGLKDMPMQVLWSSDWSKEWSEEGHRVADALPQAAFATHSGGRWPHEDAADKLAESIVQFVFSLPKSVRKVEEEIIPEHIQKMFDDAKSSHDDPHHHHHHHGGHDHHDSHAHAHAAGYMDAYGLDRGWSS